The Patescibacteria group bacterium genome includes a region encoding these proteins:
- the uvrB gene encoding excinuclease ABC subunit UvrB: MERKFELKAPFKPTGDQPQAIEKLVKGLSLGYRDQTLLGVTGSGKTFTMANVIARTQRPTLVISHNKTLAAQVAAEFQEYFPNNAVHYFVSYYDYYQPEAYMPTTDTYIEKETDINEEIDRLRHSATAALMTRRDVIIVASVSCIYGLGSPAQYKDVSIALHSSQRIKRDQVLKQLVRLKYDRNDIDFHRGTFRVKGETLDIFPSMSSETALRLEFFGDVIERIVEFDPLTGETITLQSDIVIFPAKHYVSPPEKTEEVMREIRNDLKARLEVLNRMNKLVEAQRLEQRVRFDLEMIANTGYCTGVENYSRYFDGRKAGDPSFTLIDYFPKDLLMFIDESHITLPQIGGMYFGDRARKDMLVEYGFRLPAAYDNRPLKATEFEKKIKQVIYTSATPKDEELNRSKQVVEQLIRPTGLLDPIIDVRTTLHQVDDLIKEINETVKKGERVLVTTLTKRMSEDLTDYLKEIGIKVQYLHSEVDTMERLEILRDLRLGKYDVVVGINLLREGLDLPEVSLVAILDADKEGFLRSATALIQTMGRAARHEHGRVIMYADNMTGSMKRAIDETTRRRKVQEAYNKKHGIVPKGIKKEVRSGRLSGLKVMPAMPPEQALKALSSQRLDELIHELEEKMNLAARNMEFEDAANLRDQIAELKRVRK, translated from the coding sequence ATGGAACGAAAATTCGAACTAAAAGCACCATTTAAACCCACAGGGGACCAGCCACAGGCAATCGAAAAGCTGGTCAAAGGTTTGAGTTTGGGTTACCGAGACCAGACCCTTTTGGGCGTAACCGGCTCGGGCAAAACATTTACCATGGCCAACGTGATCGCCCGCACCCAGCGGCCCACGCTGGTGATTTCGCATAACAAAACTCTGGCCGCTCAAGTGGCCGCCGAGTTCCAGGAATATTTTCCCAATAACGCGGTGCACTATTTCGTCAGTTACTACGACTATTACCAGCCGGAAGCGTACATGCCGACGACCGATACTTACATTGAAAAAGAAACGGATATCAATGAAGAGATTGATCGATTGCGCCACAGTGCTACGGCCGCTCTGATGACTCGCCGCGATGTCATTATCGTGGCATCGGTGTCGTGCATCTACGGTTTGGGTTCGCCGGCGCAATACAAAGATGTTTCGATCGCGCTGCATTCCAGTCAGCGGATCAAGCGCGATCAGGTCTTGAAACAGCTGGTCCGATTGAAATACGATCGCAACGATATTGATTTTCATCGCGGCACTTTCCGGGTCAAGGGCGAGACGCTTGATATTTTCCCCAGCATGTCATCGGAAACAGCCTTGCGTTTGGAATTCTTCGGTGATGTGATTGAGCGGATTGTGGAGTTCGATCCATTGACCGGCGAAACCATCACGCTGCAATCTGACATTGTGATATTTCCAGCCAAGCACTACGTCTCTCCGCCGGAAAAAACCGAGGAAGTAATGCGCGAGATTCGCAACGATTTGAAAGCTCGTCTAGAGGTGTTGAATCGAATGAATAAATTAGTTGAAGCCCAACGATTGGAGCAGCGCGTGCGCTTTGATTTAGAAATGATAGCCAACACTGGTTATTGCACCGGTGTCGAGAATTACTCGCGTTACTTTGATGGACGGAAAGCCGGTGATCCGTCATTTACCCTAATAGATTATTTCCCGAAAGATCTACTGATGTTCATTGACGAGTCGCATATTACACTACCGCAGATCGGGGGAATGTACTTTGGCGATCGGGCGCGCAAGGATATGTTGGTCGAGTATGGTTTTCGATTGCCGGCTGCGTATGACAATCGGCCCCTGAAGGCAACGGAGTTTGAGAAGAAGATTAAGCAAGTTATATACACGTCTGCCACGCCCAAGGACGAAGAGCTTAATCGCAGCAAGCAGGTGGTGGAACAGCTGATTCGTCCGACCGGTTTGTTGGATCCGATAATAGACGTGCGTACTACTCTGCACCAGGTCGATGATTTGATCAAAGAGATCAACGAGACAGTCAAAAAAGGCGAACGGGTACTGGTGACCACATTGACCAAGCGGATGTCGGAAGATCTGACCGACTACTTGAAAGAAATCGGTATCAAGGTGCAATATCTCCATTCTGAAGTCGATACCATGGAACGGTTAGAAATACTGCGCGACCTTCGACTGGGGAAATACGACGTGGTGGTAGGTATTAACCTACTGCGTGAAGGATTGGATTTGCCCGAGGTATCCTTGGTGGCTATTTTAGACGCCGATAAAGAAGGTTTTCTACGCTCGGCGACCGCCTTGATTCAGACCATGGGTCGAGCGGCTCGGCACGAGCATGGCCGGGTGATTATGTATGCCGACAACATGACCGGTTCGATGAAGCGGGCGATCGATGAGACTACCCGCCGCCGGAAAGTCCAGGAAGCGTATAACAAAAAACATGGCATTGTGCCAAAGGGCATTAAGAAAGAGGTGCGATCGGGTCGTTTGTCAGGTCTCAAGGTGATGCCGGCCATGCCGCCCGAACAAGCCCTGAAAGCGCTGTCCAGCCAGCGCCTGGATGAGTTGATTCATGAGCTGGAAGAAAAGATGAACCTGGCTGCTCGCAATATGGAATTTGAAGACGCGGCCAATTTGCGCGACCAGATCGCGGAATTGAAGCGGGTGCGGAAGTAA
- the rpsT gene encoding 30S ribosomal protein S20 has protein sequence MPVKKAAWKALRQSKKRHARNIATKVNVRAVVKKTRQAIAGNAKDEAAKALKEALKALDKAVQKGVIKKNTAARKKSRLTLQYNKLAKQAA, from the coding sequence ATGCCAGTCAAGAAAGCAGCCTGGAAGGCGCTCCGACAAAGCAAAAAACGTCATGCTCGCAACATCGCTACCAAGGTGAATGTGCGCGCGGTTGTAAAAAAGACCCGACAAGCCATCGCCGGTAATGCCAAGGACGAAGCCGCCAAAGCTCTCAAAGAGGCTTTGAAAGCGCTCGATAAAGCGGTCCAAAAAGGCGTTATCAAAAAAAACACGGCGGCTCGGAAAAAATCGCGGCTGACGCTACAGTACAACAAACTGGCGAAGCAAGCCGCATAG
- the holA gene encoding DNA polymerase III subunit delta — MIILLQGPDTFRSRQRLKVLRDAFQTKHDATGINIVRLDGPTLTVDEVNNAMSTRGFLSSKRMVIIENLSQHKSPKTVEAIQKLLQHWNNDDTVLVLWEGTIPSKSRKKKSAGLNVGQGKDVLTEDFPLLSGTQAAQWVKKEVARRGGMIETEAERLLISLVGNDLWEANSEIDKLTSYTKGRPITTADVELMVKSKFDSDIFRLTDALAGRQTNEALWLMEEEVGGGLPVPYLLTMLARQFRILLQVKDYLDAGNAPGRLATELELHPFVARKSAEQARRFSLAELKHIYSRLARLDQRTKSTAIDPRVLFDVFTVEAMSKS; from the coding sequence ATGATCATACTGCTCCAAGGTCCCGATACATTTCGTTCCCGCCAACGCCTCAAGGTGCTGCGCGACGCTTTTCAAACTAAGCACGACGCCACCGGCATTAATATTGTCCGATTGGACGGGCCGACGTTGACCGTAGACGAAGTTAACAATGCCATGTCAACCCGGGGATTTCTATCATCCAAGCGGATGGTGATCATTGAAAACTTAAGCCAGCACAAGAGTCCCAAAACGGTAGAGGCAATCCAAAAGCTGCTGCAGCACTGGAACAATGACGATACCGTGTTGGTGCTTTGGGAAGGTACGATACCGTCTAAGAGCCGCAAGAAAAAAAGCGCCGGTTTGAATGTCGGTCAAGGCAAAGATGTGCTAACTGAAGATTTTCCTTTACTGTCCGGTACGCAGGCGGCCCAGTGGGTTAAAAAAGAGGTGGCTCGGCGTGGTGGAATGATCGAAACCGAAGCCGAACGTTTGCTAATCAGTCTAGTCGGCAATGATCTCTGGGAGGCTAATTCCGAAATCGATAAACTGACCAGTTATACAAAAGGCCGCCCAATCACCACGGCCGACGTTGAGCTGATGGTCAAATCAAAATTTGATAGCGACATCTTCCGGCTGACCGACGCACTGGCCGGACGCCAGACCAACGAAGCTCTGTGGCTGATGGAAGAAGAGGTCGGCGGCGGGTTGCCAGTACCATATCTGCTCACCATGCTGGCACGTCAATTCCGAATACTCCTACAGGTTAAAGATTATCTTGACGCTGGTAATGCTCCTGGCCGACTGGCTACCGAGCTGGAGCTGCATCCGTTCGTGGCTCGAAAATCAGCCGAGCAGGCGCGCCGGTTCTCGCTGGCGGAATTGAAACACATTTATTCCCGCCTGGCTCGTCTCGATCAACGCACAAAATCCACCGCGATTGATCCGCGGGTGCTATTCGATGTCTTTACGGTAGAAGCCATGAGTAAATCCTAA
- the polA gene encoding DNA polymerase I, which translates to MPTKTKFVIIDSNALIHRAFHALPPLTTKDGRLVNAAYGFTSVLLKVIKEFKPQFIAAAFDVAKKTFRHEEYAEYKATRVKAPQELYDQIPIVKEVLRTLNIKIYELPGYEADDVIGTLTIRQEVDQPNVESIIVTGDMDELQLVDGNTKVYRLQKGMSDTLLYDADTVRKKFDITPAQVPDYKALAGDASDNIPGVKGVGQVTAINLLKQFDTVEDLYSALKKNEKLIEAKPRIIDLLKKYESDAFLSKKLATIVCDIPIDFKLADCRHGMYDRMAAIKLFQELEFKSLLARLPEMQTQGSLLSDSAPRTAEPVRLSKNYHLIQSVKDLKPILNQAKQSKLVAVDTETNGLDPLTADLLGVSLSWQNGVAYYINVQPGTAERDKLLDDLKIFLEDSSIEKAGHNMKFDIMVLARAGIELTNPGFDTMIASYLIDPSSRQHGLDAVVFSELGHEMIPIEQLIGKGKMQKPMENVPLEELANYSCEDADYTLRLVAPLRQKLRKAVLENLFLEIEMPLVPVLAKIETLGVLIDTKFLNQMSDQLTKQIAVLEKRIHKAAGEEFNINSPLQLKRIFFDKLDLDTEGIGSTKTGYSTAASELDKLHDAHPIVPMIIEYRELAKLISTYIDALPELINPQTGRVHTSFNQAVTSTGRLSSSNPNLQNIPIRTELGKQIRKAFIASPGSVIVSADYSQIELRIAAAIAYDRSMLEAFRNNEDIHTRTAAEINGVQPEDVTPEMRRAAKAINFGILYGMGVYGLARGTNLDVDEASDYIETYFEHHQGIKEYIEETKALARRLGYVETLFGRRRYLPEIQSSNRQIRTGAERMAINMPIQGTAADLLKMAMIKIHRELPAISPKTKMILQVHDELVFEVPQDETKKVARYIQDAMENIYTLKVPIKVEIDAGPNWGELSEVK; encoded by the coding sequence ATGCCCACAAAAACCAAGTTCGTCATAATCGATTCCAATGCCCTGATTCATCGGGCGTTTCATGCCCTGCCGCCGCTGACCACAAAAGATGGCCGCTTGGTGAATGCCGCCTATGGATTTACGTCCGTGTTGTTAAAAGTCATCAAAGAATTCAAACCGCAATTCATCGCGGCCGCCTTTGACGTGGCTAAAAAGACATTCCGTCACGAGGAGTACGCCGAATACAAAGCTACGCGAGTCAAAGCCCCTCAAGAACTGTATGATCAAATCCCGATAGTAAAAGAGGTGCTGCGTACGCTCAATATTAAGATTTACGAACTGCCCGGCTACGAAGCGGATGACGTGATCGGCACGCTTACCATTCGCCAAGAAGTTGACCAACCCAACGTCGAGTCAATCATCGTGACCGGCGATATGGATGAACTGCAATTGGTCGATGGAAATACCAAGGTTTACCGATTACAGAAGGGCATGAGTGATACATTGCTCTACGACGCCGATACGGTACGGAAAAAGTTTGACATTACGCCCGCTCAGGTGCCGGATTATAAGGCCTTGGCTGGTGACGCGTCCGACAACATTCCGGGCGTCAAAGGTGTCGGACAGGTAACCGCCATAAACCTGCTCAAACAATTTGATACCGTCGAAGATCTATATTCCGCGTTAAAGAAAAACGAAAAACTAATCGAGGCTAAACCGCGTATTATTGATTTGTTAAAAAAATATGAGTCCGACGCTTTTCTTAGCAAGAAATTAGCCACCATCGTTTGCGACATCCCGATTGATTTCAAGTTGGCCGATTGCCGACACGGCATGTACGACCGAATGGCCGCCATAAAGCTTTTTCAAGAACTGGAATTCAAAAGCCTGCTGGCCAGATTGCCCGAAATGCAGACTCAAGGTTCACTGCTTTCCGATTCGGCTCCACGAACCGCCGAACCGGTTCGACTGTCAAAAAACTATCACCTGATTCAATCAGTTAAAGATTTGAAGCCGATTCTCAATCAAGCCAAACAAAGCAAGCTCGTTGCCGTAGATACCGAAACCAACGGACTCGATCCACTCACGGCCGACTTGCTGGGCGTCAGTTTGAGCTGGCAAAACGGCGTCGCGTATTATATCAATGTTCAACCAGGTACGGCCGAGCGCGATAAGTTGCTGGACGATCTGAAGATATTCCTCGAGGATAGCAGCATTGAAAAAGCCGGTCATAATATGAAGTTTGATATCATGGTTTTGGCCAGGGCCGGGATTGAGCTAACCAATCCTGGTTTTGACACCATGATTGCGTCATATCTGATCGACCCATCGAGCCGGCAACATGGTTTGGATGCAGTGGTTTTTTCCGAGCTGGGCCACGAAATGATTCCGATCGAACAGCTGATCGGGAAAGGCAAAATGCAAAAACCAATGGAGAACGTCCCGCTGGAAGAGCTGGCTAATTATTCCTGCGAAGACGCCGATTATACTTTACGTTTAGTCGCACCGTTGCGGCAAAAACTCCGAAAGGCGGTGCTTGAGAATCTTTTCCTGGAAATTGAGATGCCGCTGGTGCCTGTACTGGCCAAAATTGAAACGTTGGGCGTGTTGATTGATACTAAATTTCTGAACCAGATGTCCGATCAGCTAACCAAACAGATCGCCGTACTAGAAAAACGGATACATAAAGCGGCTGGCGAGGAATTTAATATCAATTCGCCTTTGCAACTCAAGCGGATCTTCTTCGACAAGCTCGACCTTGATACCGAAGGCATTGGCTCAACCAAGACCGGCTACTCTACCGCCGCTTCGGAGCTGGACAAGCTGCACGACGCACATCCGATCGTGCCGATGATCATCGAATACCGCGAACTGGCTAAGCTGATCTCCACCTACATCGATGCCCTACCGGAACTGATCAATCCCCAGACCGGACGGGTGCACACCAGCTTCAATCAAGCCGTTACATCCACTGGCCGGCTTTCCTCCTCCAATCCTAATCTGCAAAACATCCCCATACGCACCGAGCTGGGCAAGCAAATTCGAAAGGCCTTTATCGCTTCTCCGGGATCGGTGATTGTATCGGCTGACTATTCCCAGATTGAGCTGCGCATTGCGGCGGCTATCGCCTATGACCGATCGATGCTGGAAGCTTTTCGTAATAATGAGGACATTCATACCCGGACCGCAGCTGAAATTAACGGCGTTCAACCGGAAGATGTCACACCCGAGATGCGCCGAGCGGCTAAAGCGATTAACTTTGGCATCCTTTACGGCATGGGCGTGTACGGCCTGGCGCGGGGTACTAACCTGGATGTCGACGAGGCTTCCGATTACATTGAAACCTATTTCGAACATCACCAAGGCATCAAAGAGTACATCGAGGAAACCAAAGCGCTGGCCCGCCGCTTGGGTTATGTCGAAACGTTGTTCGGCCGACGCCGCTATCTGCCGGAGATTCAATCCAGCAACCGTCAAATCAGAACCGGCGCCGAACGCATGGCCATCAATATGCCGATTCAAGGCACCGCCGCCGATCTATTGAAAATGGCCATGATTAAGATTCACCGGGAGCTGCCCGCGATCAGCCCAAAGACCAAGATGATCCTCCAGGTACACGATGAATTGGTCTTCGAGGTTCCCCAAGACGAAACAAAGAAAGTCGCGCGATACATCCAGGATGCTATGGAGAATATCTATACGTTAAAAGTCCCGATCAAGGTTGAGATCGATGCCGGTCCAAACTGGGGGGAATTGAGTGAGGTAAAATAG
- the mgtA gene encoding magnesium-translocating P-type ATPase — MTNLVFVGMVSLYTRQATLKTEVTGIFSLTERNGKCHNLPMGKTFSEKIRPPESTPATTAPASPETGRLKIIAGQDVETVLREAQSDRQGLSDSEVRRRQAEYGLNEIASQRPKQWWQNLLQNFKDPLSLLLLALGLISYFTGDAKATIIIGVMLLLSVFLRFFQELRANKAAVKLQAMVHTTVTVLRNNHPCELPLSALVPGDIVQLSAGNMIPADLRLIESKDLFVNQATMTGEAMPAEKHAPAVSHTQDGELELANMCFMGTNVESGIATAMVVATGSRTRFGALAKSVSRDREITSFDLGVGRFTWLMIRFIAVMVPLVFLINGLSKHDWLQAFLFAMAVAVGLTPELLPMIVTVNLSKGAMALSRKKVIVKRLNSIQNLGAMDILCTDKTGTLTQGRVVLLRHVDIAGQENTKIRDYGWLNSYHQTGLKNLMDEAVLKHDSEQTGELIHQYRKIDEIPFDFKRRRMSVVVEDNTSQHLLICKGAVEEVLAHTRWVEVGGKVMPLKEYHHAHKDKLVQELGTEGFRLIALAYRNLPLTKHVYGVTDEEELTLLGFLAFLDPPKTSAATAIKELERYGVVVKILTGDNELVTRKICHDVNLTIQRILLGTEIEQLNDTQLAEAAEQATVFDKLDPNQKERIIQALQSRGHVVGFLGDGINDAPALKAADVGISVDSAVDIAKESSDIILLEKSLMVLKDGVREGRKIFGNITKYIKMTASSNFGNMFSVAGGSVFLPFLPMLPLQVIVNNLMYDMSQITIPTDGVDEEYLIRPRQWKINLIQKFILWIGPVSSLFDYATYFLMLYAFHAWGNPALFHTGWFVESLMTQTLIIHIIRTRKIPFFQSRASWPLTLTSFAVVAIGAWLPFSPLADALGFVPLPPMYWLYLLGFLIIYFTLTQLVKSWFIKRYGWE; from the coding sequence ATGACGAACTTGGTTTTTGTGGGCATGGTTTCATTGTACACTAGACAGGCCACTCTGAAAACCGAAGTAACGGGAATATTTTCATTGACAGAGCGGAATGGTAAATGTCATAATTTGCCCATGGGCAAAACTTTTTCCGAGAAAATTAGACCACCAGAATCAACTCCCGCGACAACCGCACCGGCATCTCCAGAGACGGGGCGTCTTAAGATAATTGCCGGTCAGGATGTCGAAACAGTACTGCGCGAGGCTCAATCCGATCGCCAAGGATTATCTGATAGTGAAGTCCGGCGCCGGCAAGCGGAGTATGGTTTGAATGAAATCGCTTCGCAGCGACCGAAACAATGGTGGCAGAACCTGCTCCAAAATTTTAAAGATCCTTTGAGCCTGTTGTTACTGGCGCTGGGATTGATTTCTTATTTTACCGGTGACGCCAAGGCGACTATTATTATCGGTGTTATGCTACTGCTTAGCGTGTTCTTGCGGTTTTTCCAGGAGTTACGGGCCAATAAAGCCGCGGTTAAGTTGCAGGCAATGGTTCATACGACGGTGACTGTGTTGCGGAATAATCATCCATGCGAACTGCCGTTAAGCGCGCTGGTGCCAGGCGATATCGTTCAATTATCGGCTGGAAACATGATACCGGCCGATTTGCGTTTAATTGAATCAAAGGACCTGTTTGTCAATCAAGCCACCATGACCGGCGAAGCCATGCCGGCCGAAAAACATGCCCCGGCCGTCAGCCATACTCAGGATGGCGAGCTTGAGTTGGCTAATATGTGTTTCATGGGTACAAACGTCGAAAGCGGAATTGCCACGGCCATGGTGGTGGCCACGGGCAGCCGAACCCGGTTTGGCGCGCTGGCAAAGTCGGTCAGCCGCGATCGTGAGATCACCAGTTTTGATCTAGGGGTAGGCCGTTTTACTTGGTTGATGATTCGGTTTATCGCCGTGATGGTACCGTTGGTTTTCTTGATCAACGGTTTGAGCAAACATGATTGGCTGCAAGCTTTTCTATTTGCTATGGCGGTAGCCGTGGGTCTGACGCCGGAATTATTACCGATGATTGTGACCGTTAATTTATCCAAAGGTGCTATGGCGCTGTCCCGAAAAAAAGTCATCGTTAAACGGCTTAACTCAATTCAGAATTTAGGCGCGATGGATATTCTGTGCACGGACAAAACGGGCACCTTGACCCAGGGTCGAGTGGTGCTGTTGCGGCATGTCGATATCGCCGGTCAGGAGAATACCAAGATACGCGACTACGGCTGGCTCAATAGCTACCATCAGACCGGCTTAAAAAACCTAATGGATGAAGCAGTGCTCAAGCACGATAGCGAGCAAACCGGAGAGTTGATCCATCAGTATCGCAAGATTGATGAAATCCCGTTCGATTTCAAACGCCGCCGGATGTCAGTGGTAGTTGAAGACAATACCAGCCAGCATCTGCTGATCTGCAAAGGTGCCGTTGAGGAGGTGCTGGCCCACACTCGCTGGGTGGAGGTGGGCGGCAAAGTCATGCCGCTCAAAGAATATCATCACGCCCACAAAGATAAATTAGTCCAAGAACTTGGCACCGAGGGGTTTCGGCTGATCGCGCTAGCGTATCGTAATCTGCCTCTGACCAAACACGTTTACGGGGTGACCGACGAAGAGGAACTGACCTTGCTGGGTTTTCTGGCTTTCTTAGATCCGCCCAAAACCAGCGCGGCGACGGCTATCAAAGAGCTGGAAAGATATGGTGTTGTGGTGAAAATATTAACCGGTGATAACGAGCTAGTTACTCGCAAAATATGCCACGATGTCAATCTGACGATCCAGCGCATATTACTTGGCACGGAAATTGAACAGCTAAACGATACACAACTAGCTGAAGCGGCCGAGCAGGCGACCGTATTTGATAAGCTTGATCCTAACCAAAAAGAGCGGATCATCCAAGCCTTACAAAGCCGAGGACACGTCGTTGGCTTTCTCGGCGACGGTATTAATGACGCGCCGGCATTGAAAGCGGCTGATGTGGGCATTTCCGTCGATAGCGCGGTTGATATCGCTAAGGAATCATCCGACATTATTTTGTTGGAAAAGAGTCTGATGGTCTTGAAAGACGGCGTGCGCGAAGGCCGAAAAATATTCGGCAATATCACCAAGTATATCAAAATGACAGCCAGCTCGAATTTCGGCAATATGTTCAGCGTGGCCGGCGGTAGCGTGTTTCTGCCATTTTTGCCTATGCTGCCGCTACAGGTGATCGTGAATAATTTGATGTATGATATGTCGCAGATTACCATACCGACCGACGGGGTGGATGAAGAATATCTGATCAGGCCGCGTCAATGGAAAATCAACCTGATCCAAAAGTTTATTCTTTGGATCGGGCCAGTCAGTTCGCTGTTTGACTACGCAACTTATTTTCTAATGTTGTATGCTTTTCATGCCTGGGGGAATCCAGCCCTGTTCCACACCGGCTGGTTTGTCGAGTCACTGATGACTCAGACGCTGATCATCCATATTATTCGAACCCGCAAAATCCCATTCTTCCAAAGCCGAGCCAGTTGGCCGCTGACCCTAACTTCATTCGCGGTCGTGGCGATTGGCGCCTGGCTGCCATTTTCACCCCTAGCCGACGCTTTGGGGTTTGTGCCATTGCCACCCATGTACTGGCTCTATCTGTTGGGCTTCTTGATAATATATTTCACGCTAACCCAGTTGGTTAAGTCGTGGTTTATAAAACGCTACGGGTGGGAATAG
- the fsa gene encoding fructose-6-phosphate aldolase, protein MKLFVDTANVEEVRQAVAMGVVCGVTTNPSLAAQEGGDFHALLREICSLANGPVSAEVLAKDGDGMLAEAEKLVAIDQKNIAIKLPMNPPGLAACRVLSARKVKVNMTLVFNPNQAHLAALAGATYVSAFVGRLDDIGEDGSAAVRVIVAHLRSLGLSTEVIAASIRNPLHVIQAAQAGAHVATVPFKVIMQMTRHHLTDAGIAKFQEDWERVPKLA, encoded by the coding sequence ATGAAACTGTTCGTCGACACCGCAAACGTGGAAGAAGTCCGGCAAGCGGTCGCAATGGGTGTGGTTTGTGGAGTGACCACAAACCCCTCGCTGGCGGCCCAGGAGGGAGGTGATTTTCACGCTCTGCTCCGTGAGATCTGCTCCCTGGCTAATGGTCCGGTTTCGGCGGAAGTGCTAGCCAAAGATGGCGATGGCATGCTGGCCGAAGCCGAAAAACTGGTCGCGATCGACCAGAAGAATATCGCCATCAAGCTCCCAATGAATCCACCGGGGCTGGCGGCGTGTCGTGTACTTTCAGCGCGGAAGGTGAAGGTCAACATGACGCTGGTGTTCAACCCTAACCAGGCGCATCTGGCCGCCTTGGCCGGGGCGACCTATGTCAGCGCCTTTGTCGGCCGATTGGACGACATCGGCGAGGATGGCTCTGCCGCTGTACGAGTAATCGTTGCACACCTACGCAGCCTCGGGTTGAGCACCGAAGTGATTGCAGCCTCGATACGCAATCCACTGCACGTCATTCAGGCTGCCCAGGCTGGCGCACACGTGGCGACCGTGCCGTTCAAAGTCATAATGCAGATGACTCGGCACCACCTGACCGATGCCGGGATCGCCAAGTTCCAGGAGGATTGGGAGCGGGTGCCGAAGCTCGCATAG